From a region of the Seleniivibrio woodruffii genome:
- a CDS encoding YggS family pyridoxal phosphate-dependent enzyme, protein MFSDRLAEIQKNIDASLKKAERSDKVDVVAVSKYYPADAIKDAYEQGHRVFGESRVQDANEKVEILKELKELEFHFIGHLQTNKVKYLGSNFSLIHSVDSERLAEELDKYFGKIGRIQDILVQVNIADDPDKSGVSGDGAEALCDRISQMPNLRIRGLMMIPPLTDEEEKNRKYFAAMKELFDRLSVGKEYTMEILSMGMSDDYTIAVEEGSTMVRIGTALFSGR, encoded by the coding sequence ATGTTCTCTGATCGGCTGGCCGAAATTCAGAAAAATATTGATGCTTCGCTGAAAAAAGCCGAAAGAAGTGATAAAGTAGATGTAGTGGCGGTGAGCAAATATTACCCCGCCGATGCCATAAAAGACGCATACGAACAGGGACACAGGGTGTTCGGTGAAAGCCGTGTTCAGGATGCGAATGAAAAAGTTGAAATATTGAAAGAGCTTAAAGAGCTTGAGTTTCATTTTATCGGTCATCTTCAGACCAACAAAGTGAAATATCTCGGCTCAAATTTCAGCCTGATCCACTCTGTTGACAGCGAAAGGCTGGCAGAGGAGCTTGATAAATATTTCGGCAAAATTGGTCGGATACAGGATATACTCGTTCAGGTGAATATAGCCGATGACCCTGATAAATCGGGTGTTTCGGGAGATGGAGCCGAGGCTCTTTGCGACAGGATCTCGCAGATGCCCAACCTTAGGATCAGAGGGCTGATGATGATTCCTCCGCTGACGGACGAGGAAGAGAAAAACAGGAAATATTTCGCTGCCATGAAAGAACTTTTCGACAGACTGTCTGTCGGTAAAGAGTACACCATGGAAATTTTATCCATGGGCATGAGCGATGATTACACAATTGCGGTTGAAGAGGGCAGTACCATGGTGCGCATAGGCACGGCTCTTTTCAGCGGAAGATAA
- a CDS encoding polyphenol oxidase family protein, which produces MDNRIIINSYKTLPDTVECFVTTRHGGYSKGEYGSMNLAVSTGEDHRIGMKNIELLKTAFNLKTLVNLNQVHGNRVYEVTSGNYHEVMYSEGDGLFTVEKNVALGVLTADCYNVFMAGRKGIAALHCGHKSVSSDIMSEAIRMFERHGDFPVFAGIGPGISCENYEIGPELADVFGKICHDSIVVKDGRMFLSLRTVIEQNLSKAGIRNIEHIRNCTFADPDLYSHRRDKGVTGRMMGVIVRRGDVL; this is translated from the coding sequence ATGGATAACCGGATAATCATCAATTCTTATAAAACACTGCCCGATACTGTGGAGTGCTTTGTCACAACACGCCACGGAGGCTACAGCAAAGGGGAATACGGCAGTATGAACCTTGCGGTCAGCACAGGCGAAGACCACCGCATCGGCATGAAGAATATAGAGCTTCTTAAAACCGCCTTTAACCTTAAAACTCTGGTGAACCTCAATCAGGTGCACGGAAACAGGGTCTATGAGGTTACTTCCGGGAATTATCATGAGGTGATGTACAGCGAAGGGGACGGACTTTTCACCGTTGAAAAGAATGTTGCTCTCGGTGTGCTCACTGCCGACTGTTACAATGTCTTTATGGCGGGCAGAAAGGGCATAGCCGCTCTGCACTGCGGTCATAAATCCGTTTCATCCGACATTATGAGCGAGGCCATACGCATGTTCGAACGCCACGGCGATTTTCCCGTTTTCGCTGGAATAGGTCCCGGAATCTCATGCGAAAATTATGAGATAGGTCCCGAACTGGCCGACGTCTTCGGAAAAATCTGCCACGACAGCATAGTGGTCAAGGACGGCAGAATGTTCCTCAGCCTGCGCACCGTTATCGAGCAGAACCTCTCCAAAGCGGGCATAAGAAACATTGAACATATACGTAACTGCACATTTGCCGATCCCGACCTCTATTCCCACAGAAGGGACAAAGGGGTAACCGGACGCATGATGGGCGTTATCGTAAGGAGAGGCGATGTTCTCTGA
- a CDS encoding VOC family protein: MVKYGGTAVLSDDVRAAMAFYRDVMELELLMDNGEHALFKCGVAVWNRSMAQGLIFGKVSDDRAALFELFFESDSIQADYDRISKSARVVNPLAEQPWGQLTFRITDPDGHLIEVGEKLSETIRRFRAQGMTDDEISARTHTPKELLDSL, encoded by the coding sequence ATGGTTAAATACGGCGGAACGGCTGTTCTGAGTGATGATGTGCGAGCGGCCATGGCGTTTTACAGGGATGTGATGGAGCTTGAACTGCTGATGGACAACGGTGAGCATGCGCTTTTCAAGTGCGGCGTAGCTGTCTGGAACAGAAGCATGGCTCAGGGGCTTATTTTCGGAAAGGTATCCGACGACAGGGCGGCGCTTTTCGAGCTGTTTTTCGAAAGTGACAGCATTCAGGCTGACTATGACAGGATATCAAAGTCGGCCAGAGTTGTGAATCCGCTGGCGGAGCAGCCATGGGGGCAGCTTACGTTCAGGATTACCGATCCGGACGGACATCTTATCGAAGTAGGTGAAAAACTTTCTGAAACCATCAGAAGGTTCAGGGCGCAAGGAATGACCGACGACGAGATAAGCGCACGGACTCATACGCCGAAGGAACTTCTGGACAGTTTATAA
- a CDS encoding helix-turn-helix domain-containing protein, which produces MEPVYYETKPAVHLTPYISAYWVSKGFYRDTVMFPVFADGCCDIIYDRTEHIAKMVGTGAELAHVPLNGMVDMAGIRFRPGGFTALTGIPAGVIADGTFLSDILEKGLAEHISKQFEAATTEGFDRIFSGLINNLNPLIAFWLSESFAGIGDISDYFKCSEKTVSRAFLAHTGVSPVRMIAVKRFRHALELVLSEKKSMTEIAYDSGYCDQSHFIKDFRRFAGTRPSDFLRYKDSLGVRFIQFPSGCL; this is translated from the coding sequence ATGGAGCCTGTCTATTACGAGACAAAACCCGCCGTACACCTTACGCCGTACATTTCGGCATACTGGGTTTCAAAAGGTTTTTATCGTGACACTGTCATGTTTCCTGTGTTTGCGGATGGATGCTGTGATATTATCTATGACCGCACTGAACATATCGCCAAAATGGTGGGCACAGGTGCGGAGCTTGCACATGTACCGCTGAACGGCATGGTGGATATGGCGGGTATACGTTTCCGTCCGGGCGGATTCACCGCTCTGACAGGCATTCCCGCCGGTGTAATAGCCGACGGAACTTTTCTTTCAGATATCCTTGAAAAAGGACTGGCCGAGCATATATCAAAACAGTTTGAAGCCGCCACAACGGAAGGGTTTGACCGGATATTCTCCGGCCTGATAAACAACCTTAACCCCTTGATAGCCTTCTGGCTGTCTGAATCCTTCGCCGGAATCGGCGACATATCTGACTATTTCAAATGTTCGGAGAAGACCGTCAGCAGGGCGTTTCTGGCGCACACAGGGGTGTCTCCGGTCAGAATGATAGCTGTTAAAAGGTTCAGACATGCTCTGGAACTTGTTCTCAGTGAAAAAAAGTCTATGACAGAAATAGCTTATGATTCCGGATACTGCGACCAGTCACACTTTATAAAAGATTTCAGAAGATTTGCCGGAACCAGACCGTCAGATTTTTTGCGGTATAAAGATTCGCTAGGTGTCCGATTTATACAATTTCCGTCAGGATGCTTATGA
- a CDS encoding MFS transporter translates to MIRENRRDMFLFLLLLNLAVYISFQSWSTIFNNFAVENAGIDGFYMGLTQSVREIPGFLSLLVILAIVVLPEHKLAVVSLIVLGLGIAVTGYLPTPMGVIVSTLIMSFGFHFFETVNQSLTLQYFNKLETPLVLSRLRSVAAGGNIAAGVLVIVLLKFMEYKYIFLITGMLAVAAGLYCLKLNPVDSSLPVQKKKLQLKWKYWLYYALTFLSGARRQVFTAFAVFLMVEKFGFSTKEIAILFIVNNMVSFFFNPVIGRMINKYGERRLLSIEYSTLVFVFIGYAFLDSKILVALLYIVDNLVYSFVISIRTFYQKIAEPEDFANGSAMGFTINHIAAVFIPFAGGILWMIDKRIPFIVAAVLTLMSLGLTQLIPSHLQKHQKA, encoded by the coding sequence GTGATTCGTGAAAACCGCAGGGACATGTTTCTGTTCCTGCTTCTTTTAAATCTTGCTGTTTACATCTCGTTTCAGAGCTGGTCGACCATATTCAACAACTTTGCGGTGGAAAATGCCGGAATAGACGGCTTTTATATGGGGCTGACCCAGTCTGTGCGGGAGATTCCGGGCTTTCTGTCCCTTCTGGTGATTCTGGCAATCGTTGTTCTGCCGGAGCATAAGCTGGCCGTTGTCAGTCTTATCGTTCTGGGGCTTGGAATCGCCGTTACCGGCTATCTGCCCACCCCTATGGGTGTCATAGTTTCAACTCTGATAATGTCTTTCGGGTTCCATTTCTTTGAAACGGTTAACCAGTCGCTGACCTTGCAGTATTTCAATAAACTTGAGACTCCGCTGGTTCTGAGCCGCCTGAGAAGTGTTGCCGCAGGCGGAAACATAGCTGCGGGAGTGCTGGTTATCGTTCTGCTCAAATTTATGGAATATAAGTATATTTTTCTTATAACCGGAATGCTTGCCGTTGCGGCGGGGCTCTACTGTCTGAAGCTGAACCCTGTGGATTCAAGCCTTCCCGTTCAGAAGAAAAAACTCCAGCTCAAGTGGAAATACTGGCTCTATTATGCGCTGACATTTCTTTCCGGAGCCAGAAGACAGGTTTTCACAGCCTTTGCAGTATTTCTTATGGTTGAGAAATTCGGATTTTCCACCAAAGAGATTGCAATTCTCTTCATCGTCAACAACATGGTCAGTTTCTTTTTTAACCCCGTCATCGGCAGAATGATCAATAAATACGGCGAGCGGAGACTGCTGAGTATCGAATACAGCACACTTGTTTTCGTTTTTATAGGCTATGCGTTCCTCGACAGCAAAATTCTTGTGGCTCTGCTCTACATCGTTGACAATCTCGTGTATAGTTTTGTCATATCCATCAGAACTTTTTATCAGAAAATAGCCGAACCGGAGGATTTTGCCAACGGTTCCGCCATGGGATTCACCATAAATCACATCGCCGCCGTTTTCATACCATTTGCGGGCGGGATTCTCTGGATGATAGACAAACGGATACCGTTCATCGTTGCCGCAGTGCTGACACTCATGTCGCTCGGCCTCACCCAGCTGATACCGTCTCATCTTCAAAAACACCAGAAGGCGTAG
- a CDS encoding PaaI family thioesterase encodes MREYIPHSTGCFICGQHNPVGLKHRFYAENGMLYSDVFVPADYCGFKDVVHGGICTALLDETMGWAPFIFEESLDRLCFTRSLEVKFRKNTPTMTELLVEARYQGMNKGICEVAGELKDLSGNVYASAHGRFIPIPQEKMNETIQYLIMEEGVVYHEKCRRYLK; translated from the coding sequence ATGAGAGAATACATTCCCCACTCAACGGGCTGCTTTATCTGCGGGCAGCATAATCCGGTGGGATTGAAACATAGGTTTTATGCAGAGAACGGAATGCTTTACAGCGATGTGTTCGTTCCGGCTGACTATTGCGGCTTCAAGGACGTTGTCCACGGAGGCATCTGCACGGCACTGCTTGACGAGACAATGGGGTGGGCTCCGTTCATTTTTGAGGAATCGCTGGACAGGCTGTGTTTCACACGCAGTCTGGAGGTTAAATTCCGGAAAAACACCCCAACCATGACCGAATTGCTGGTGGAAGCCAGATATCAGGGCATGAACAAAGGGATATGCGAGGTTGCGGGCGAGCTGAAAGACCTGTCCGGGAACGTTTACGCATCCGCCCACGGACGGTTCATACCGATTCCGCAGGAAAAAATGAATGAGACGATACAATACCTCATAATGGAGGAGGGTGTCGTTTATCACGAAAAATGCAGAAGGTATCTTAAGTGA
- the glgP gene encoding alpha-glucan family phosphorylase — protein MKVYEFNVKTKLPDKLRPLEMIAHNLWYSWNWEARELFRMISMELWEQCEHNPVWMLSKLTDKDFRRLVGDPVFMNFMDNVYERLNEYRMLPKWFDLAHSGKREEGMQIAYFSAEYGIHESVKLYSGGLGVLSGDHCKSASDLGLPFVAVGLLYRNGYFHQYLNSDGWQQQSIPYNEFHRMPVSPVKDKDGNSIYVKVRIAENDVDVKVWKMEVGGITLYLLDTDLISNTPQNRGITAQLYGGDSDLRMKQEIILGIAGVRALKAIGIKPTVFHLNEGHPSFAALERIRQYVEDGMGLRHAAEVVKKSTLFTTHTPVPAGFDVFSFEQIKKYLGPIFEPSGFNINQIMGFGRENPFNESEDFAMAIAGIRLSTFRNGVSALHGEVSRQMFKNLWSNALDGHVPIGHVTNGVHLPTFIAESFKAIYTRYLSEAWYYKPYDFAVWQDIEKIPDNAFFEAKRKQRERLVLFARERLKKQVMKRGGTASEITKADDVLNTDTLTIGFARRFATYKRGYLLFMDEERLAKILNNPEKPVQIIIAGKAHPKDDGGKEIIKKIFHICRKPEFRDKIVFIEDYDIEVARHLAHGVDIWLNTPLRPMEASGTSGMKIAANGGLNLSILDGWWAEGYNGETGWAIGAGEEYDRQEYQDFVESMELYDKLENEIIPLFYNRDRVGIPREWTHMMKQAVKVCAAFFNTSRMVVDYTDKYYVPLHELYADISPNGFEGAAKYLDWKDNVIGGWSDMEIIETNVYAESLEMGGSVTFEARVRSPKIASESYAVYAVVEFDGESGKLTNPEFIRLDFAENGGDVSTYKADFRIENAGKMKVAFAVVPCHKYLKNIFELNLVMWAK, from the coding sequence ATGAAAGTTTATGAATTTAACGTGAAGACAAAACTCCCCGACAAACTCCGTCCGCTGGAAATGATAGCCCACAACCTGTGGTACAGCTGGAACTGGGAAGCCAGAGAGCTTTTCCGCATGATAAGCATGGAGCTTTGGGAGCAATGCGAGCACAACCCCGTCTGGATGCTGTCGAAACTTACCGACAAAGACTTCCGCAGACTGGTTGGCGACCCTGTTTTCATGAATTTCATGGACAACGTATACGAACGCCTGAACGAATACAGAATGCTTCCCAAATGGTTTGACCTCGCCCACAGCGGCAAAAGGGAAGAGGGAATGCAGATAGCCTATTTCAGTGCGGAATACGGCATACACGAATCCGTTAAGCTCTATTCCGGCGGTCTCGGGGTTCTCTCCGGCGACCACTGCAAATCCGCAAGCGACCTTGGTCTGCCTTTTGTGGCGGTGGGTCTGCTTTACAGAAACGGGTATTTCCACCAGTATCTTAACTCCGACGGCTGGCAGCAGCAGTCGATTCCTTACAACGAATTTCACCGTATGCCCGTCTCACCTGTTAAGGACAAGGACGGCAACTCAATATATGTTAAAGTGCGCATAGCCGAAAATGATGTGGACGTTAAGGTCTGGAAAATGGAGGTCGGCGGGATAACCCTTTATCTGCTCGATACCGACCTTATCAGCAACACGCCCCAGAACAGAGGCATCACCGCACAGCTTTACGGCGGCGATTCAGATCTGCGTATGAAACAGGAGATAATTCTGGGCATCGCAGGGGTAAGGGCGCTGAAAGCCATCGGAATCAAACCCACCGTGTTCCACCTGAACGAAGGTCACCCGTCTTTTGCGGCTCTGGAGCGCATCAGGCAGTATGTTGAAGACGGAATGGGACTGCGCCATGCAGCGGAAGTGGTCAAAAAGAGCACTCTTTTCACCACCCACACACCCGTTCCCGCAGGTTTTGACGTGTTCAGCTTTGAACAGATAAAAAAATACCTCGGCCCCATATTCGAACCGTCAGGTTTCAATATCAACCAGATAATGGGCTTCGGCCGTGAGAACCCGTTCAACGAGTCCGAGGACTTTGCAATGGCCATCGCAGGCATCCGCCTCAGCACCTTCCGTAACGGCGTCAGTGCCCTCCACGGAGAGGTTTCAAGGCAGATGTTCAAGAACCTCTGGAGCAACGCTCTGGACGGTCATGTGCCGATAGGTCACGTTACGAACGGTGTCCACCTGCCTACTTTCATAGCCGAAAGTTTCAAGGCGATATACACCAGATACCTTTCAGAGGCATGGTACTACAAGCCCTATGACTTCGCAGTGTGGCAGGATATTGAAAAGATACCCGACAACGCATTTTTCGAAGCCAAACGCAAACAGAGGGAGAGGCTTGTCCTTTTTGCCCGTGAGAGGCTGAAAAAACAGGTTATGAAGCGTGGCGGAACCGCCAGCGAGATCACCAAGGCGGACGACGTTCTCAACACCGACACCCTCACCATCGGCTTCGCACGCAGATTTGCGACCTATAAACGCGGCTATCTGCTGTTCATGGACGAAGAGAGGCTGGCAAAAATACTGAATAATCCCGAAAAACCCGTTCAGATCATCATAGCGGGCAAGGCACACCCGAAGGATGACGGCGGAAAAGAGATCATCAAAAAGATATTCCATATCTGCCGCAAACCTGAATTCAGAGATAAAATAGTCTTCATTGAAGACTATGACATAGAAGTGGCCAGACACCTCGCCCACGGCGTGGATATTTGGCTGAACACCCCTCTGCGCCCCATGGAGGCATCAGGAACCAGCGGCATGAAGATAGCGGCCAACGGCGGCCTGAACCTGTCGATCCTTGACGGATGGTGGGCGGAAGGCTACAACGGCGAGACCGGATGGGCCATCGGAGCTGGCGAGGAGTACGACAGGCAGGAGTATCAGGATTTTGTCGAGAGCATGGAGCTTTACGACAAGCTTGAGAACGAGATAATCCCCCTGTTCTACAACCGTGACAGAGTTGGCATCCCCAGAGAGTGGACGCATATGATGAAGCAGGCTGTAAAGGTCTGCGCTGCATTCTTTAACACATCCAGAATGGTTGTCGACTACACTGATAAATATTATGTTCCTCTTCATGAGCTTTATGCCGATATCTCACCCAATGGTTTCGAAGGTGCGGCTAAGTATCTTGACTGGAAAGATAATGTTATCGGCGGATGGAGCGACATGGAGATAATAGAGACCAACGTCTATGCCGAATCCCTTGAAATGGGCGGCAGTGTGACATTTGAGGCGAGGGTTAGATCTCCTAAGATAGCTTCCGAAAGCTATGCTGTTTATGCTGTGGTTGAGTTTGACGGCGAAAGCGGAAAACTGACCAATCCGGAGTTCATCAGGCTGGATTTTGCAGAAAACGGCGGCGATGTCAGCACCTATAAAGCTGATTTCAGAATTGAGAACGCAGGCAAGATGAAGGTCGCTTTTGCGGTTGTTCCCTGCCATAAGTATCTCAAAAATATATTTGAGCTCAATCTGGTGATGTGGGCTAAATGA
- the dut gene encoding dUTP diphosphatase produces MQTCKVKIKADFPELMPEYKTEHAAGMDIMAAHGGEIKPFERALVKTGLYIELPEGFEAQIRPRSGLALKNGISIPNSPGTIDADYRGEIGVILINLSNETFVYSKGDRIAQMVVAPVAKAVFEAVDVLGETERGAGGFGHTGV; encoded by the coding sequence ATGCAGACTTGTAAAGTAAAGATAAAAGCTGATTTTCCGGAGCTTATGCCGGAATATAAGACCGAACACGCCGCAGGAATGGATATTATGGCGGCTCATGGCGGCGAGATAAAGCCTTTTGAGCGTGCACTGGTTAAAACCGGACTGTACATCGAGCTTCCCGAAGGATTCGAAGCCCAGATACGCCCCAGAAGCGGCCTTGCCCTTAAAAACGGAATAAGCATCCCCAACTCCCCTGGCACAATAGATGCCGATTACAGGGGCGAGATAGGTGTGATCCTTATAAACCTTTCCAATGAAACATTTGTCTACAGCAAAGGGGACAGGATAGCCCAGATGGTTGTTGCCCCAGTTGCAAAAGCTGTTTTCGAAGCTGTTGATGTGCTGGGTGAAACTGAGCGTGGCGCAGGCGGTTTCGGACATACGGGCGTTTAA
- a CDS encoding M16 family metallopeptidase, producing the protein MREIFNVGNIPVIFERVTSLPGLFTISVFFDTGSSNETKANNGVSHFIEHMAFRGTRDYSSEEISRLSEMYGGYMNAYTSKETTAYYIKGFSGNLELFIKLMANICFYPVFEKEDFEQEKQIIIDEINSIMDNPEEYLGEVAEEELFKGCSLELPVSGTVESVSALEFDELKRFYTENYISDNCVIAVCGDVDREDVLNCVSKYFPSAKDNYAGKFNHCIPAYSVVNRDFSFKSGQSYVQLMYPAFEYGSEERYPLSGGIMLLGGLMSSRLFQEIREKRGLCYNIEAESVLYKCAGYANILYSCAEKSGDKVLELVLSEIRKLVEKGISDDELTTVKNQLIFSYISNFETLESRVQMNFRHIYHYGRLLESDEIMSRIESLDRKSIQETAQKIFGGEYSICRLVK; encoded by the coding sequence ATGAGAGAAATTTTCAATGTCGGCAATATCCCCGTCATTTTCGAACGGGTGACAAGTCTTCCCGGGCTTTTCACCATATCCGTGTTCTTCGACACAGGTTCCTCAAACGAAACAAAAGCCAATAACGGCGTTTCCCACTTCATAGAGCATATGGCCTTCAGAGGCACGAGGGACTACTCATCCGAGGAGATAAGCAGGCTTTCCGAGATGTACGGCGGATATATGAACGCCTATACCTCGAAAGAGACAACAGCTTATTACATAAAAGGTTTTTCAGGCAATCTGGAACTTTTCATAAAACTGATGGCAAATATCTGTTTCTATCCGGTTTTCGAGAAAGAGGATTTCGAACAGGAGAAGCAGATAATCATCGACGAGATAAACTCTATCATGGACAACCCCGAGGAATATCTGGGGGAGGTGGCCGAAGAAGAGCTTTTCAAAGGCTGTTCCCTTGAGCTGCCTGTTTCCGGCACGGTGGAGTCTGTCAGCGCATTGGAGTTTGACGAACTTAAGCGGTTCTACACCGAAAACTATATATCCGACAACTGCGTGATAGCTGTCTGCGGCGATGTTGACAGAGAGGATGTCCTGAACTGTGTTTCAAAATATTTTCCTTCCGCAAAAGACAATTACGCAGGAAAGTTCAATCACTGCATCCCCGCTTATTCTGTGGTAAATCGAGACTTCAGCTTCAAATCCGGACAGAGTTACGTCCAGCTGATGTACCCCGCTTTTGAATACGGCAGCGAAGAGAGATACCCGCTTTCAGGCGGAATAATGCTGCTTGGGGGGCTGATGAGCTCTCGCCTGTTTCAGGAGATCCGTGAGAAGCGTGGACTCTGTTACAACATAGAGGCGGAATCCGTTCTTTACAAATGTGCGGGCTATGCGAACATTCTTTATTCATGCGCAGAAAAGAGCGGCGACAAGGTGCTTGAACTGGTTCTTTCCGAGATCAGAAAACTGGTGGAAAAGGGAATCTCCGACGATGAGCTGACAACAGTTAAGAATCAGCTTATCTTTTCGTACATATCAAATTTTGAGACTCTGGAAAGCAGGGTTCAGATGAATTTCAGACATATTTACCACTACGGCAGGCTCCTTGAGAGCGATGAGATAATGTCCAGAATAGAATCTCTGGACAGAAAAAGCATTCAGGAAACTGCTCAGAAGATATTCGGAGGGGAGTATTCAATATGCAGACTTGTAAAGTAA
- the pnp gene encoding polyribonucleotide nucleotidyltransferase, with amino-acid sequence MDKNVQIFPIRLREDADEIIFETGWKAKQANGSIWVKQGGTIVLVTAVGQKKAAANQGFFPLTVNYFEKFYAAGKIPGGFFKREAKPSDKETLISRLIDRPLRPMFPDGFRNETQVIATVVSYDGVNSPDMLAMNAASAALMISDVPFNGPIAGVRVGRLDGQLLIDPPANRTDELDINIILAGTDDAIVMVEAGMNNVSEEEVVEALQFGHKHIRMLVAHQLEMVKALGKEKFAYETFAVPAEEIDEAMALIGEKIKAALVIPQKLEKYAAIDKLGEEFLVLMKEKVGEEVYKEKEGHYKNVYHEVEKKAFRDFTIDSKTRIDGRSYAEVRPIDIEHQLLPMAHGSALFTRGETQALVVATLGTKMDTQILDNIEGEGRKRFMLHYNFPPFCVGEVGFMRGPGRREIGHGALAERALSYILPHEDNFPYTMRIVSEVLESNGSSSMATVCGGCLSLMDAGVPIKAPVAGVAMGLIYEGKDRYAILSDIMGTEDHLGDMDFKVAGTKDGITALQMDIKIEGLSKELLETALDQAKAARLHILGKMVDVLPEPKEDLAPTAPRYLTMKINPEKIGMVIGPGGKMIKSIIEESGASIDIDDTGKINIFAVSKDAINIAQRRVNEIVAEVEDGAVYDATVKKIMEYGAFVELIPGIEALLHVSQYSNERINKIEDFLSVGDVVQVKVVGKDPNGRYKLSRKVLLSADKPAEEK; translated from the coding sequence ATGGATAAAAATGTACAGATTTTCCCTATTCGCCTGCGTGAAGACGCTGACGAAATAATTTTTGAAACCGGTTGGAAAGCAAAACAGGCCAACGGCAGCATCTGGGTTAAACAGGGCGGCACAATCGTCCTCGTCACAGCTGTAGGCCAGAAGAAAGCAGCGGCTAATCAGGGATTTTTCCCCCTTACCGTCAACTACTTCGAAAAGTTCTACGCAGCTGGCAAGATCCCCGGCGGTTTCTTCAAGAGAGAGGCTAAACCCTCCGACAAAGAAACCCTGATCTCACGTCTGATCGACAGACCCCTGCGCCCCATGTTCCCCGATGGTTTCAGAAATGAAACTCAGGTGATAGCTACAGTTGTGTCATACGACGGCGTAAACTCGCCCGATATGCTCGCAATGAACGCTGCCAGTGCAGCTCTTATGATATCCGATGTTCCCTTCAACGGACCCATCGCAGGTGTCAGAGTGGGCAGACTGGACGGTCAGCTTCTCATCGATCCCCCCGCAAACCGCACTGACGAACTGGACATCAACATTATCCTCGCAGGTACTGACGATGCCATCGTTATGGTTGAGGCCGGAATGAACAACGTTTCCGAGGAAGAGGTTGTTGAAGCCCTTCAGTTCGGTCACAAACACATCCGTATGCTTGTTGCTCATCAGCTCGAAATGGTCAAAGCTCTCGGCAAAGAAAAGTTTGCTTACGAGACATTTGCCGTTCCCGCTGAGGAAATTGATGAGGCTATGGCTCTTATCGGCGAAAAGATCAAAGCGGCTCTGGTTATTCCTCAGAAACTTGAGAAATACGCCGCAATCGATAAACTCGGCGAAGAGTTTCTCGTTCTTATGAAAGAGAAGGTCGGCGAAGAGGTTTATAAAGAGAAAGAAGGCCACTACAAAAACGTTTACCACGAAGTAGAGAAAAAAGCCTTCAGAGACTTCACAATCGACTCTAAAACCAGAATCGACGGACGTTCATACGCTGAAGTTCGTCCCATCGACATCGAGCACCAGCTTCTGCCCATGGCTCACGGTTCGGCTCTGTTCACCAGAGGCGAAACTCAGGCTCTGGTCGTTGCAACGCTTGGAACAAAAATGGACACCCAGATTCTGGACAACATCGAAGGTGAAGGCAGAAAACGCTTCATGCTGCACTACAACTTCCCCCCCTTCTGCGTGGGCGAGGTTGGCTTCATGAGAGGCCCCGGCCGTCGTGAGATAGGCCACGGAGCCCTTGCTGAGCGTGCACTCTCCTACATCCTTCCCCATGAGGACAACTTCCCCTATACCATGCGTATAGTTTCCGAAGTTCTGGAATCAAACGGTTCCTCCTCAATGGCCACAGTTTGCGGCGGATGCCTCAGCCTTATGGATGCGGGCGTTCCGATCAAAGCTCCCGTTGCGGGCGTTGCTATGGGTCTTATCTATGAAGGAAAAGACAGATACGCAATCCTCAGCGACATCATGGGAACAGAAGACCACCTCGGCGATATGGACTTCAAAGTTGCCGGTACTAAAGACGGTATCACAGCACTTCAGATGGACATCAAGATCGAAGGTCTCTCAAAAGAGCTTCTTGAAACAGCTCTTGATCAGGCGAAAGCTGCAAGACTCCACATCCTCGGCAAAATGGTCGACGTTCTGCCCGAGCCTAAGGAAGACCTTGCACCCACAGCTCCCAGATACCTCACCATGAAGATCAACCCCGAGAAGATCGGTATGGTTATCGGACCGGGAGGAAAGATGATCAAATCTATCATCGAGGAATCCGGAGCATCCATCGATATTGACGACACAGGCAAAATCAACATCTTCGCTGTCAGCAAAGATGCGATCAACATCGCTCAGAGACGCGTCAACGAAATCGTTGCCGAAGTTGAAGACGGTGCTGTTTACGATGCTACAGTCAAAAAGATCATGGAATACGGCGCTTTCGTGGAACTTATCCCCGGAATCGAAGCTCTGCTTCACGTTTCCCAGTACAGCAATGAGCGCATCAACAAGATTGAGGATTTCCTCAGCGTGGGCGATGTTGTTCAGGTTAAAGTTGTGGGCAAAGACCCCAACGGACGCTACAAGCTGTCCAGAAAAGTACTTCTTTCTGCTGATAAACCCGCAGAAGAGAAATAG